A window of Clostridium botulinum BKT015925 contains these coding sequences:
- a CDS encoding spore germination protein, producing MKEKVKKCISSNLDKNMEYIKELLKDNSDMVYREFEFPGFKAALVYIDGMSNKQILDDYVLESLMQEERKLKDFKQIKDRLITVSEIKEIDDLSEGIKDVLCGETLLLIDGFNLACIIGTRSWPARGISEPSGETTIRGSREGFSETIRFNTALVRRRIRDTRLRIKPTVVGVRSKTDLAIMYIDDIVNKRVLRELERRIDRIDIDAILDSGYIEQLIEDDCLSPFPQIQSSERPDVVAAALYEGRIAILVDNSPFAIIVPATLPSLLQSPDDYYQRWISASIVRILRTIAIIMAITFPALYISVTSFHTSIIPTRLAYSIAASREGVPFPAFIEALIMEVSFDLLLEAIVRLPRPIGATIGIVGGLIIGQSAVSAGIVSPIMIIIVSITAITEFITPNYGVTTGLRIVRVFLTICSAIVGLYGVMLGLIVVLTHLIKLKSFGIPYLAPVVNSNKRDFKDLFVRLPLKWFKKRPIFIKTEDKTRQE from the coding sequence TTGAAGGAGAAGGTTAAAAAATGTATATCAAGTAATCTGGATAAAAATATGGAGTATATAAAAGAGTTACTTAAAGACAATTCAGATATGGTATATAGAGAGTTTGAGTTTCCAGGTTTTAAGGCAGCTCTAGTTTATATAGATGGAATGTCAAATAAACAGATACTAGACGATTATGTTCTTGAAAGTCTTATGCAAGAGGAAAGAAAATTAAAAGATTTTAAACAAATAAAAGATAGACTCATAACTGTATCAGAAATAAAAGAAATTGATGATTTATCAGAAGGAATAAAAGATGTTCTTTGTGGTGAGACATTATTATTAATTGATGGATTTAATTTAGCTTGCATTATAGGTACACGTTCATGGCCTGCAAGAGGAATAAGTGAACCTTCTGGAGAGACTACAATAAGGGGTTCTAGAGAAGGTTTTTCAGAAACTATAAGATTTAATACTGCTCTTGTTAGAAGAAGAATAAGAGATACTAGACTTAGGATAAAACCTACAGTAGTTGGAGTTAGATCAAAGACAGATTTAGCAATCATGTATATAGATGATATAGTTAATAAGCGTGTATTAAGAGAATTAGAAAGAAGAATAGATAGAATAGATATAGATGCGATATTAGATAGTGGATATATAGAACAGTTAATAGAAGATGATTGTTTATCGCCATTTCCTCAAATTCAAAGTTCAGAAAGACCAGACGTTGTGGCTGCCGCTTTGTATGAGGGGAGAATTGCTATTTTAGTTGATAATTCTCCATTTGCAATTATAGTACCAGCTACGTTACCAAGTTTATTGCAATCACCAGATGACTATTATCAAAGATGGATAAGTGCATCAATTGTAAGAATTTTAAGAACCATAGCTATAATTATGGCTATTACTTTTCCTGCATTATATATATCGGTAACGTCTTTTCATACATCGATTATTCCCACGCGGCTTGCATATTCCATAGCGGCGTCTAGAGAAGGAGTTCCATTTCCGGCATTTATTGAAGCATTAATTATGGAGGTTAGTTTTGATTTGCTATTAGAAGCTATAGTAAGATTGCCAAGACCTATAGGAGCTACTATTGGTATAGTTGGAGGTCTTATTATAGGTCAATCAGCAGTAAGTGCAGGAATAGTTAGTCCTATAATGATAATTATAGTAAGTATAACGGCCATAACTGAATTTATAACACCTAACTATGGAGTAACTACAGGGCTTAGGATTGTTAGGGTATTCCTTACAATTTGTTCTGCTATTGTTGGACTTTATGGAGTAATGTTAGGTCTTATTGTGGTTTTAACACATTTAATAAAATTAAAAAGTTTCGGTATACCTTATTTAGCTCCAGTTGTTAATTCTAATAAAAGAGATTTTAAGGATTTGTTTGTAAGGCTACCCTTAAAATGGTTTAAAAAAAGACCAATATTTATAAAGACAGAAGATAAAACAAGACAGGAATAG
- a CDS encoding CLC_0170 family protein: MKILNLFTVYFLMLLLIQGFILIVLDSISFENADMSNASRKARVIGKVIIILGIVLYVLRWSILG; this comes from the coding sequence GTGAAAATATTAAATTTATTTACAGTATATTTTTTAATGTTACTGTTGATTCAAGGATTCATATTAATAGTGTTAGATTCAATAAGTTTTGAAAATGCAGATATGAGCAATGCTTCTCGAAAAGCTAGGGTTATTGGAAAGGTAATTATAATATTGGGAATTGTGTTGTATGTTTTGAGGTGGAGTATATTAGGATAA